A genomic stretch from Mycobacterium malmoense includes:
- a CDS encoding HIT family protein yields the protein MSDRERAQGKAGECGGRTEDTILDRGVGEPDHLQRLWTPYRMTYLAEAPIKRDNGKSEQPFTDIPRLPDEDGLVVARGELVYAVLNLYPYNPGHLMVVPYRRVSELEELTEAESAELMAFIQKAIRVIKNVSRPHGFNVGLNLGTSAGGSLAEHLHVHVVPRWGGDANFITIVGGSKVIPQLLRETRQLLATEWAKQ from the coding sequence GTGAGTGACCGGGAAAGGGCCCAGGGCAAAGCCGGGGAATGCGGCGGCCGCACCGAAGACACCATCCTCGACAGGGGCGTCGGCGAGCCGGACCATCTGCAGCGGTTGTGGACGCCGTACCGGATGACGTATCTGGCCGAGGCGCCGATCAAGCGCGACAACGGCAAATCCGAGCAGCCGTTCACCGACATTCCGCGTCTGCCCGACGAGGACGGCCTGGTGGTCGCTCGCGGCGAGCTCGTCTACGCGGTGCTCAACCTCTATCCCTACAATCCCGGGCATCTCATGGTGGTGCCCTACCGGCGGGTCTCCGAGCTCGAGGAGCTGACCGAGGCGGAGAGCGCGGAGTTGATGGCGTTCATCCAGAAGGCGATTCGCGTCATCAAGAACGTGTCGCGGCCGCACGGCTTCAACGTCGGCCTGAACCTGGGAACGTCGGCGGGGGGATCGCTGGCCGAGCATCTGCACGTGCACGTCGTGCCGCGCTGGGGTGGCGATGCCAACTTCATCACCATCGTCGGCGGGTCGAAAGTCATCCCGCAGTTGCTGCGCGAGACTCGTCAGCTGCTGGCCACGGAGTGGGCAAAGCAGTGA